A window of Kribbella voronezhensis genomic DNA:
CGGCGTCATCCCGAGCGTGTCGCCGAAGTCGTAGGCGTACGTCCCCTGGGTGAGCGACGGGCACGCGGTCGGCTCGACAGCCCGTACGACGGGCGCCATCCGGCCCGCCCATTTCTCCCGGAGGAACGGGAAGGCCAGGCCGCCGAAGTTCGACCCGCCGCCGGTGCAGCCGATCAGCAGGTCCGGTGTCTCACCGACCATCGCGAGCTGGATCAGCGCCTCCTCGCCGATGATCGTCTGGTGCAACAGGACGTGGTTCAGCACGCTGCCGAGCGCGTAGTGCACTGTCGGGTCCTGCACCGCCATCTCGACCGCTTCACTGATCGCGATCCCCAGGGAGCCGGTGGAGTCAGGGTTCTCGGCGAGGATCTTGCGTCCGGCCTCGGTCAGGTCCGAAGGGCTCGGGTGCACGGTCGCCCCGAACACCTCCATCATCGTGCGCCGGTACGGCTTCTGGTCGTACGACGCCCGCACCTGCCAGACCTCGCACTCCAGCCCGTACTGCGCGCACGCGAACGCCAGCGCCGTTCCCCATTGGCCGGCGCCCGTCTCCGTGGTGAGCTTCGTGACGCCCGACTTCGCGTTGTAGTACGCCTGCGGAACCGCCGTGTTCGGCTTGTGCGAGCCGGCCGGGGACACGCCTTCGTACTTGTAATAGATCCGCGCGGGCGTATCCAGCGCCTTCTCCAGCCGGTGCGCCCGGTAGAGCGGACTCGGCCGCCACAGGCGATAGACGTCGAGCACCTCACCAGGAATGTCGACGTACTGGTCCTGTGACACCTCTTGCATGATCAGGTCCATCGGGAACAGCGGCGCGAGATCGTCCGGCCCGACGGGCTGTCCGGTGCCGGGATGCAGCACCGGCGGCGGTGGCGTCGGCAGATCGTGCAGCACGTTGTACCAGCGGGTCGGCAGCTCGTCCTCGGGCAGCAGGATCTTCGTCGGGGTCATGCCGCAAAGTTAGGCCCGCGCCCAGCCCGCCGCAATGCCCTCGCAGTGTCCTCGTAAGGCACCCGCCGAGCACTCGGCCTGCACTGGCTAGGAAGCCACCGGCGCGGGCTGGTCGACACCGAGCCACTCGTCGATCTCCGCGAGCAGGCCCTTCTGTACGTCGGCCGGCGCGGTCGACGCGAGCACCGAGCCTCGGGCCAGCTCAGCCAGCTCGGTGTCGTTGAAGCCGTGCACATTCCGAGCCGTCTCGTATTGCTCTGCGAGCCGGGAACCGAACAGCAGCGGGTCATCCGCTCCGA
This region includes:
- a CDS encoding TrpB-like pyridoxal phosphate-dependent enzyme — encoded protein: MTPTKILLPEDELPTRWYNVLHDLPTPPPPVLHPGTGQPVGPDDLAPLFPMDLIMQEVSQDQYVDIPGEVLDVYRLWRPSPLYRAHRLEKALDTPARIYYKYEGVSPAGSHKPNTAVPQAYYNAKSGVTKLTTETGAGQWGTALAFACAQYGLECEVWQVRASYDQKPYRRTMMEVFGATVHPSPSDLTEAGRKILAENPDSTGSLGIAISEAVEMAVQDPTVHYALGSVLNHVLLHQTIIGEEALIQLAMVGETPDLLIGCTGGGSNFGGLAFPFLREKWAGRMAPVVRAVEPTACPSLTQGTYAYDFGDTLGMTPLMKMHTLGHDFVPDPIHAGGLRYHGMSPLISHLYETGEIEAIAKNQSDCFAAGVLFARTEGIVPAPEPTHALAAAIEEAQRCKEFGEEKVILTALCGHGHLDLAAYDAYLSGAMTDRSWDDADLQASVASALEKLPAV